One segment of Cydia amplana chromosome 16, ilCydAmpl1.1, whole genome shotgun sequence DNA contains the following:
- the LOC134655097 gene encoding uncharacterized protein LOC134655097 yields MTTSTLEWAELLKKFDEHFNNKTNTVVNSYRFYNLRQEPDEPVERFVLRLKNAAKTCNFKEEDRMVRDMLVIGVGEASIKERLLREKELSLDTAMELCKAAEYSKKNVKELEEKVKSVNMVKESSRHRKDVKKPIHYNCNYCGGKHEPRKCPAYGRRCAVCNIYNHYAEMCRYKKKEEKPQQQRRYTKNKVDGIRESTNDSDCSSEDFVVDSVKVSSQY; encoded by the exons ATGACCACTTCTACATTAGAATGGGCGGAGTTGCTTAAAAAGTTTGATGAGCATtttaacaacaaaactaataccGTCGTGAACAGCTACAGATTTTATAATTTACGACAAGAGCCAGATGAACCGGTGGAACGATTTGTTTTGAGGTTAAAAAATGCTGCCAAAACATGCAATTTTAAAGAGGAAGATAGAATGGTAAGAGACATGCTGGTGATAGGTGTAGGAGAAGCAAGTATTAAAGAGAGATTGCTGCGAGAAAAAGAACTGAGTTTAGACACTGCAATGGAATTATGCAAGGCTGCTGAATACAGCAAGAAAAATGTAAAAGAGCTAGAAGAAAAAGTAAAGTCGGTAAATATGGTAAAAGAAAGTTCTCGTCATAGAAAAGATGTAAAGAAACCGATTCATTACAATTGCAATTATTGTGGTGGGAAACATGAGCCAAGAAAATGTCCTGCGTATGGGAGAAGATGTGCTGTGTGCAACATTTATAACCATTATGCCGAAATGTGTAGATATAAGAAGAAGGAAGAAAAACCGCAGCAACAACGAAGATACACAAAGAACAAAGTTGATGGCATCAGGGAATCTACCAATGACAGCGACTGCAGTTCAGAAGACTTTGTGGTAGACTCT GTAAAAGTGTCTTCACAGTACTAG